Proteins co-encoded in one Pseudomonadota bacterium genomic window:
- a CDS encoding bifunctional 4-hydroxy-2-oxoglutarate aldolase/2-dehydro-3-deoxy-phosphogluconate aldolase, translated as MTAGTYLDHLHRARASAIVRASEQRLAGDAMEAAIRSGFRVVEFTLTTPGALELIEEFSKRRPLSVGAGTVLSADDARRAVKAGACCLVSPVFDEAVVHAGLALGVAVMPGAHTPTELLRAYSAGAQLQKLFPAPAGGPAYLRSVRGPLPFLRIVPTNGVDADNVRDWLDAGAFAVGFTTALFEPSAMRAGRLDAIEARARRIMRALEPEPPVTVQE; from the coding sequence GTGACTGCCGGGACCTACCTCGATCATCTTCACCGAGCACGTGCGAGCGCGATCGTACGGGCATCGGAGCAGCGCCTTGCGGGCGACGCCATGGAGGCGGCGATCCGGAGCGGCTTTCGTGTGGTCGAGTTCACACTGACCACGCCGGGGGCGCTCGAGCTGATCGAGGAATTCTCGAAGCGCCGGCCGCTGTCGGTAGGCGCTGGCACGGTACTGAGCGCGGACGATGCGCGCCGAGCCGTCAAGGCGGGCGCCTGCTGCCTGGTTTCACCCGTGTTCGATGAAGCCGTGGTTCATGCCGGGCTCGCGCTGGGTGTAGCGGTCATGCCGGGCGCGCATACCCCGACCGAGCTCTTGCGCGCCTATTCGGCCGGCGCGCAGCTTCAGAAGCTGTTTCCAGCGCCCGCGGGCGGGCCCGCCTATCTACGTTCGGTTCGAGGACCGTTGCCGTTTCTGCGGATCGTGCCCACCAACGGCGTCGATGCAGACAACGTCCGCGACTGGCTCGACGCGGGAGCCTTTGCCGTGGGTTTCACCACCGCCCTCTTTGAGCCAAGCGCGATGCGCGCGGGGCGGCTCGACGCGATCGAGGCGCGGGCCCGGCGCATCATGCGCGCTCTGGAGCCGGAGCCGCCCGTAACCGTGCAGGAGTGA